From Vicinamibacterales bacterium, a single genomic window includes:
- the smc gene encoding chromosome segregation protein SMC, with amino-acid sequence MRLQKLQISGFKSFSDRSELAFDRGVTAIVGPNGCGKSNVADAIVWVLGEQSAKSLRGDQMQDVIFNGSEARKATGAAEVRLMLSGVTSSTKTPAETDSEDSDAVIARDVEVTRRLYRSGESEYLINGEIVRLKDVHELLMDTGLGAKAYAIIEQGKIGQILSSRPGDRRQLIEEAAGVTKYKARRRAAELKLEASEQNLTRIDDIIFEVEKQRAALKRQAAKARRYKRLREELRRWEKVLFARRYRVLAASIESTRQRLAERRAEEAAAAGRLSAAEESLARTRLDLAQAESHANALREEAHARELEIDRRQNHVSFSEQQLVGLEARSTEIADELKALEARHEPATAALADRRLSAARAAEDRDQAAAVLAAEQAAYEAAHQGLQVLESEVEERRQEVYQALSTINSLQHAIDNAVAARERVVDELARLDAEKADVEVEDGRVQAERAAASAQLSEAQIALERTRADGEARQAELSDAREQHEQRRLEIRANEQELASVEARLGSLEELEAARAQYGDAARFILADQTAGIRQMGSVADYLEVERGHERAVETFLADLLQHVVVADHQEAERGLALVREHNAGRCGFLVASGTVAAASPVAGPPVPGLVSLASVVRIAGDHAAQIQRAIGHAWIAPSFALATTAAPLTDAPVVTPEGDVLHGAHLVYGGAREESRGILSTKREIKELRDRTAALRETLERLAGETAAVAATIEHLSQQIAGLTAEAHGREKAIVGFEGLLAKATENRERLMRKAEVLATESARADEERRSLESREAEARASIARQHETWQAADERLAQAQRQYQDARDAAEVSSRRAADARASHAGLVERATALLVEVARQEEVLAELEARAGARHEEARQNTSRQEDLRQAIADGKRQLDLDLQDLERLRGEVHQADDRLSALREGADGQEAAIRDARHQVDAVRTEVGELDVVRVTAESDLAHLASTCVEAVQATLDQVLAEVEEAERAGQVAPGRAMADEPDEEAGDEEGEFPSAPAVEGAEGGAEAVGELPPLMAAAAAAKQPPATPEEAITDLKTKIDRLGPVNMMAIEQFDELETRHGFLTVQRKDLRESIAATGEAIRRIDETSKERFRDAFAVINQNFQETFAVLFGGGSAGLSLLDETDVLESGIEIVAQPPGKRLQSVQLLSGGEKALTAIALMFGIFRYKPSPFCVLDEIDAPLDDANIGRFIEILKQMQEQTQFIIITHSRKTMEIADRLYGVTMEEPGVSKLISVKLN; translated from the coding sequence ATGCGTTTGCAGAAGTTGCAGATTTCCGGGTTCAAGTCCTTTTCCGATCGGTCGGAGCTCGCCTTCGATCGCGGTGTCACGGCGATCGTCGGACCGAACGGGTGCGGCAAGAGCAACGTCGCCGACGCGATCGTGTGGGTTCTCGGTGAACAGAGCGCCAAGAGCTTGCGCGGCGACCAGATGCAGGACGTGATCTTCAACGGCAGCGAGGCGCGCAAGGCGACCGGCGCTGCGGAAGTGCGTCTGATGCTGTCCGGGGTGACGTCGAGCACGAAGACGCCCGCGGAGACGGACAGCGAGGATTCGGACGCGGTCATCGCGCGCGATGTCGAGGTGACGCGGCGGTTGTACCGGTCGGGCGAGAGCGAGTACCTGATCAACGGTGAGATCGTACGCCTGAAGGATGTCCACGAACTCCTCATGGACACCGGGCTCGGCGCCAAGGCCTACGCGATCATCGAGCAGGGAAAGATCGGGCAGATCCTCAGTTCGCGCCCTGGCGACCGTCGTCAACTGATCGAGGAGGCTGCTGGCGTCACGAAGTACAAGGCACGCCGGCGCGCCGCCGAACTCAAGCTCGAGGCCTCCGAACAGAACCTCACGCGCATCGACGACATCATCTTCGAGGTCGAGAAGCAGCGTGCGGCGCTCAAGCGCCAGGCTGCCAAGGCGCGTCGCTACAAGCGACTGCGTGAGGAATTGCGGCGGTGGGAGAAGGTGCTGTTCGCGCGCCGCTACCGCGTGCTGGCCGCGTCGATCGAGTCGACGCGCCAGCGACTGGCCGAGCGCAGAGCCGAGGAGGCCGCAGCCGCCGGCCGGCTGTCCGCGGCGGAGGAATCCCTCGCGCGTACCCGTCTGGATCTCGCGCAGGCCGAGTCGCACGCCAACGCCCTGCGTGAGGAGGCGCACGCGCGCGAACTGGAGATCGATCGCCGACAGAATCACGTCAGCTTCAGCGAGCAGCAGTTGGTGGGACTGGAGGCCCGGAGCACCGAGATCGCCGACGAACTCAAGGCCCTCGAGGCGAGGCACGAACCTGCCACCGCCGCGTTGGCCGACCGCCGCCTGTCGGCGGCGCGCGCCGCAGAGGATCGGGACCAGGCTGCGGCCGTGCTGGCGGCGGAACAGGCTGCGTACGAGGCGGCCCACCAAGGCCTCCAGGTTCTCGAGTCTGAAGTCGAAGAGCGACGACAGGAAGTCTACCAGGCGTTGAGCACCATCAACTCCCTGCAGCATGCCATCGACAACGCCGTGGCGGCCCGCGAGCGCGTGGTCGATGAACTGGCGCGACTCGACGCCGAGAAGGCGGACGTCGAGGTCGAGGACGGCCGTGTGCAGGCGGAGCGGGCAGCAGCCAGCGCGCAGTTGTCCGAGGCGCAGATCGCACTCGAGCGCACGCGGGCCGACGGCGAGGCCAGGCAGGCCGAACTGTCCGACGCCCGCGAGCAGCACGAACAGCGGCGCCTCGAGATCCGCGCGAACGAGCAGGAACTGGCGAGCGTCGAAGCGCGCCTCGGTTCGCTCGAGGAACTCGAGGCGGCGCGTGCGCAGTACGGCGACGCCGCACGGTTCATCTTGGCCGACCAGACGGCCGGCATTCGCCAGATGGGATCGGTGGCCGACTACCTCGAGGTCGAACGCGGCCACGAACGCGCCGTCGAGACATTCCTGGCGGACCTCCTGCAGCACGTTGTCGTGGCCGATCACCAGGAAGCGGAGCGCGGACTGGCGCTCGTGCGGGAACACAACGCGGGACGTTGCGGTTTCCTGGTCGCGAGTGGGACGGTGGCGGCCGCGTCACCGGTGGCCGGGCCTCCCGTACCGGGCCTGGTGTCGCTCGCCTCGGTCGTGCGGATCGCCGGCGACCACGCCGCGCAGATCCAGCGCGCGATCGGCCACGCGTGGATTGCGCCGTCGTTCGCGCTGGCCACGACAGCTGCGCCGCTCACCGACGCCCCGGTCGTGACACCCGAAGGTGACGTCCTGCACGGGGCGCATCTCGTCTACGGCGGTGCGCGCGAGGAGTCACGCGGCATCCTCTCGACCAAGCGCGAGATCAAGGAACTGCGCGACCGCACGGCGGCTCTTCGCGAGACGCTCGAACGGCTGGCCGGCGAGACTGCGGCGGTGGCCGCGACCATCGAGCACCTGTCGCAGCAGATCGCGGGCCTGACGGCAGAGGCCCACGGGCGGGAGAAAGCGATCGTCGGGTTCGAAGGGCTGCTGGCGAAGGCCACCGAGAACCGCGAACGCCTGATGCGCAAGGCCGAGGTGCTGGCGACCGAGAGCGCACGTGCCGACGAGGAGAGACGGTCGCTGGAATCCCGCGAGGCCGAAGCGCGCGCGTCGATTGCCCGCCAGCACGAGACGTGGCAGGCGGCCGACGAGCGCCTGGCGCAGGCGCAGCGACAGTACCAGGACGCGCGAGACGCGGCCGAGGTGAGCAGCCGGCGGGCGGCCGATGCCCGGGCGTCGCACGCGGGCCTGGTCGAGCGCGCGACCGCCCTGCTCGTCGAAGTCGCGCGCCAGGAGGAAGTGCTCGCGGAACTCGAGGCGCGGGCCGGCGCACGCCACGAAGAGGCGCGACAGAACACGTCACGGCAGGAAGACCTTCGGCAGGCCATCGCCGACGGCAAGCGCCAGCTCGACCTCGACCTTCAGGATCTCGAACGGCTGCGCGGAGAGGTCCACCAGGCCGACGACCGACTGTCGGCGTTGCGCGAGGGGGCCGACGGCCAGGAGGCGGCCATCCGCGACGCCAGGCACCAGGTTGACGCGGTCCGGACGGAGGTGGGCGAACTCGACGTGGTACGGGTGACGGCTGAATCCGACCTGGCGCACCTCGCGTCCACATGCGTCGAGGCGGTGCAGGCGACGCTCGACCAGGTCCTCGCGGAGGTCGAAGAGGCGGAACGTGCCGGACAGGTGGCGCCAGGCCGGGCAATGGCCGACGAGCCGGACGAAGAGGCGGGCGACGAGGAAGGCGAGTTCCCGTCCGCGCCCGCCGTCGAAGGAGCGGAGGGCGGCGCCGAGGCGGTCGGCGAACTGCCACCGCTCATGGCTGCCGCCGCCGCTGCCAAGCAGCCGCCGGCGACGCCCGAGGAGGCGATCACCGACCTCAAGACCAAGATCGACAGACTCGGTCCGGTCAACATGATGGCGATCGAGCAGTTCGACGAACTCGAGACCCGCCACGGCTTCCTCACGGTGCAGCGCAAGGATCTCCGCGAGTCGATTGCCGCGACCGGCGAGGCCATCCGCCGCATCGACGAAACCAGCAAGGAACGCTTCCGCGACGCGTTCGCGGTGATCAACCAGAATTTCCAGGAAACGTTTGCCGTCCTGTTCGGTGGCGGCAGTGCCGGCCTGTCGTTGCTCGACGAGACCGACGTCCTGGAGAGCGGGATCGAGATCGTCGCGCAGCCCCCGGGCAAGCGCCTGCAGAGCGTGCAGTTGCTGTCGGGCGGCGAGAAGGCGCTCACGGCCATCGCGCTGATGTTCGGGATCTTCCGCTACAAGCCGAGCCCGTTCTGCGTGCTCGACGAGATTGACGCGCCGCTCGACGACGCCAACATCGGGCGGTTCATCGAGATCCTCAAGCAGATGCAGGAGCAGACGCAGTTCATCATCATCACGCACAGCCGGAAGACGATGGAGATCGCCGACCGGCTCTACGGGGTGACGATGGAGGAGCCCGGCGTCTCCAAACTGATCTCCGTGAAACTCAACTGA
- a CDS encoding DUF4097 family beta strand repeat-containing protein, giving the protein MRATRSLALGARVVMLVVASAALTACDVVVTSLNAKGKAEDTWSRTYPITANGQVEIVNLNGGIDVVGGEGTQVEVVAERTARAATDDVAREFLKQVEIREEVNADRVRLETKVPSNPEGKRAEIRYRVKVPATVSVRVTDVNGAVEVTGIKGALKAETTNGGVRGRDLSGAVEATTTNGGIKLAFASLASGGIRAETTNGGVDVTIPASAKADVKLSCTNGGISVDGLKLEGGESSRRRVEGRLNGGGPSVSLETVNGGIRFSGK; this is encoded by the coding sequence ATGCGTGCAACGCGGAGTCTGGCGCTTGGCGCCCGTGTGGTGATGTTGGTGGTGGCCTCAGCCGCCCTGACGGCCTGCGACGTGGTGGTGACGAGCCTCAACGCCAAGGGCAAGGCCGAGGATACCTGGTCCCGAACCTATCCCATCACCGCCAATGGCCAGGTGGAGATCGTCAACCTCAACGGAGGGATCGACGTCGTCGGCGGTGAGGGCACGCAGGTCGAGGTCGTTGCCGAACGAACGGCTCGGGCGGCCACCGACGATGTTGCGCGCGAGTTCCTGAAACAGGTCGAGATCCGGGAAGAGGTGAACGCTGACCGCGTCCGCCTCGAGACGAAGGTGCCGTCGAATCCCGAGGGGAAGCGCGCCGAGATTCGGTATAGGGTGAAAGTGCCCGCCACGGTGTCGGTGCGCGTCACCGACGTCAACGGGGCCGTGGAGGTGACCGGGATCAAGGGGGCGCTCAAAGCGGAGACGACCAATGGCGGGGTGCGCGGCCGCGACCTGAGCGGAGCCGTCGAGGCGACCACGACGAATGGCGGCATCAAGCTCGCTTTCGCTTCCCTTGCGAGTGGCGGCATCCGCGCCGAGACGACCAACGGTGGCGTCGACGTGACGATTCCCGCGAGCGCGAAGGCGGATGTGAAGCTGTCCTGCACGAACGGGGGCATCTCGGTGGACGGACTCAAGCTCGAAGGCGGAGAATCGAGCCGTCGCCGGGTCGAGGGACGTCTGAACGGCGGCGGACCGAGCGTCTCGCTGGAGACCGTCAACGGCGGGATCCGGTTCAGCGGCAAGTGA
- a CDS encoding M48 family metallopeptidase, which yields MNEDRSARYHKLRRRAAAVSTAWSVALLLAFAATPLSAWLRDLSDALVVRFGFPSWLRPSAVVIAYVACLGTLHELGSLPIAFYHGFLLERRYGLSTERLRSWLFDHVKGGLIGAALSLTGFCLLYLVMRQWPAAWWAIAGTGFAIIVVLMVQLAPVVLMPIFFTFRPLERQDLRARLLALSQRAGVAVVDACEWQMSDRTKKANAALAGIGRTRRILVSDTLLATHTDDEIEVILAHELGHHVRHDIWRGIAFQTLVMLAGFYLAGRVLVVLARPLGLAGIADVAGLPVLLLAAGLLSLVLVPLANALSRRMERAADQFAFGLTGRAMEFASAMQRLGAQNLAEENPSRVSRWLFHTHPTIAERIAAAREWAAKHS from the coding sequence GTGAACGAGGACAGGTCCGCCCGGTACCACAAACTGAGGCGCCGGGCGGCCGCCGTTTCAACGGCCTGGAGCGTCGCGTTGCTGCTGGCGTTTGCAGCGACGCCGCTGTCGGCCTGGTTGCGTGATTTGTCCGACGCGCTGGTGGTGCGCTTCGGGTTTCCATCCTGGCTTCGCCCGTCCGCCGTCGTCATCGCCTACGTGGCCTGCCTCGGTACCCTTCACGAACTCGGCTCGCTGCCCATCGCGTTCTATCACGGCTTCCTGCTCGAACGCCGCTACGGGCTCTCGACCGAGCGCCTGCGCAGTTGGTTGTTCGACCATGTAAAGGGCGGCCTGATCGGCGCCGCCTTGTCGCTGACCGGGTTCTGCCTGCTGTATCTCGTGATGCGGCAGTGGCCGGCCGCGTGGTGGGCGATCGCCGGCACAGGCTTCGCCATCATCGTCGTCTTGATGGTCCAACTGGCCCCGGTCGTGCTCATGCCGATCTTCTTCACGTTCCGTCCGCTCGAACGCCAGGATCTTCGTGCACGCCTCCTCGCGCTGTCGCAGCGCGCCGGCGTGGCGGTCGTCGATGCGTGTGAGTGGCAGATGAGCGACCGAACGAAGAAGGCGAATGCGGCGCTGGCGGGTATCGGTCGAACGCGCCGGATCCTCGTGTCCGACACCCTGCTCGCCACGCACACCGACGACGAGATCGAAGTCATCCTCGCGCACGAACTGGGTCACCACGTGCGCCACGACATCTGGCGGGGCATTGCGTTCCAGACTCTGGTGATGTTGGCAGGGTTCTACCTGGCAGGGCGGGTGCTCGTGGTGCTGGCGCGGCCGCTTGGACTCGCCGGCATCGCGGATGTTGCAGGCCTCCCGGTACTCCTGCTGGCGGCTGGCCTGCTGTCACTGGTGCTGGTGCCGCTGGCCAACGCCCTCTCACGCCGGATGGAGCGAGCCGCCGACCAGTTCGCGTTTGGCCTGACCGGACGCGCGATGGAATTCGCGAGCGCCATGCAGCGACTGGGCGCGCAGAACCTGGCCGAGGAGAACCCATCGCGTGTCAGCCGCTGGCTCTTCCACACGCATCCGACGATAGCGGAACGAATCGCCGCTGCGAGGGAATGGGCCGCGAAGCACTCGTAG
- a CDS encoding nuclear transport factor 2 family protein: protein MSEEDEIQAMVDRETWAWDHQDAEALVSLFHPDMVWPWPPDASSHDPASWVFPQGRYNRDRWKAGWHELFRAYELVHNRRTTVRIAVSAERDGGFAVVDVDTLWCNRADRAPFHWKGRACKGYTKVGSGWLLIYHTGLLAYER, encoded by the coding sequence GTGAGCGAAGAGGACGAGATCCAGGCGATGGTCGACCGAGAAACCTGGGCCTGGGACCACCAGGATGCCGAGGCTCTCGTGTCTCTCTTCCACCCCGACATGGTGTGGCCGTGGCCACCGGACGCCAGTTCACACGACCCTGCCAGCTGGGTGTTCCCACAGGGTCGCTACAACCGCGATCGTTGGAAGGCAGGGTGGCACGAGCTGTTTCGCGCCTACGAACTCGTCCACAACAGAAGGACGACGGTCCGTATCGCCGTCTCAGCCGAACGCGACGGGGGCTTTGCGGTGGTGGACGTCGACACCCTCTGGTGCAACAGGGCAGACCGGGCGCCGTTTCACTGGAAGGGACGGGCGTGCAAGGGCTATACGAAGGTCGGCTCGGGCTGGCTTCTCATCTACCACACAGGGCTCTTGGCGTACGAGCGGTAG
- a CDS encoding cupredoxin domain-containing protein, producing MDHRNRALLIACAGILVGLTVWSRAQASAPQTTNTTPQPTSAALGAQDATPERHAWRIVARKYSFNPQRIEVQQDDLVKITLETDDIPHSFIIDEPYRIAKRTTAGHTTVFEFRADKVGAFPFYCNLTADDGCRKMRGELVVKAKK from the coding sequence ATGGACCACAGGAATCGCGCCCTGCTCATCGCGTGTGCCGGCATTCTGGTCGGCCTGACCGTCTGGTCGCGCGCGCAGGCGTCAGCCCCACAGACAACGAACACCACTCCGCAGCCCACGAGTGCCGCGCTTGGGGCGCAGGATGCGACGCCTGAACGCCACGCCTGGCGGATCGTCGCTCGCAAGTACTCCTTCAATCCCCAGCGCATCGAGGTCCAGCAGGACGACCTCGTGAAGATCACGCTCGAGACCGACGATATCCCGCACAGCTTCATCATCGACGAGCCGTACCGGATCGCGAAGCGCACAACCGCCGGCCATACGACCGTGTTCGAGTTCCGCGCCGACAAGGTCGGGGCATTCCCGTTCTACTGCAACCTCACGGCAGATGACGGGTGCCGGAAGATGCGGGGCGAACTCGTCGTCAAGGCCAAGAAGTAG